In a single window of the Antedon mediterranea chromosome 1, ecAntMedi1.1, whole genome shotgun sequence genome:
- the LOC140054943 gene encoding sushi, von Willebrand factor type A, EGF and pentraxin domain-containing protein 1-like has translation MLLTFLILILRISNLVNSQITFDNCPGDETINNTGAFPYAYTIPVITATVNSSGLAADVQITSTPAYFPGIVVNFGVNYVIILQYTAFANGETGVICEFSVTFLDTGDPYYPDCPTEPLVFNTSDSNTTETTWNEPTPTDASSGIISESAQTNPAETSPTNFPIGETNLSYTATDGSGNIGFCIITVHVIDIGDPIVTEYPNDTTIDTDSGQPTALYNWTAPVATDNSGTVVIFYKTYGVTFSSPSYNFPIGASGVTVNVTDLSGNSVSGTFTVTVKGIKQLSISTAQTKNKRLLLILPIPTFS, from the exons ATGTTACTAACATTTCTGATTTTGATACTTCGAATATCTAATCTTGTCAATTCACAAA TCACATTTGATAATTGTCCAGGAGATGAGACAATAAACAACACCGGGGCATTTCCATATGCATACACTATCCCAGTGATTACAGCAACCGTGAATTCAAGTGGTTTAGCTGCAGATGTCCAGATTACATCAACACCTGCATATTTTCCAGGTATTGTTGTAAACTTTGGAGTAAATTACGTTATTATTCTTCAATATACAGCGTTTGCCAATGGTGAAACGGGCGTTATATGTGAATTTTCTGTAACATTTCTCG ATACTGGTGATCCCTACTACCCAGATTGTCCCACTGAACCTTTAGTGTTTAATACAAGTGACTCTAATACGACTGAGACAACATGGAATGAACCAACACCTACAGATGCATCCTCTGGTATAATATCCGAGTCAGCGCAGACTAACCCAGCTGAAACATCACCGACTAACTTTCCCATAGGAGAGACTAATCTTTCATACACAGCTACTGATGGAAGTGGTAACATTGGATTTTGTATTATAACAGTTCATGTAATTG ATATCGGAGACCCTATTGTGACAGAGTATCCTAATGATACAACAATTGATACAGACTCTGGACAGCCAACAGCTTTATATAACTGGACAGCTCCCGTTGCTACAGACAATTCTGGTACAGTGGTCATCTTTTACAAAACTTATGGAGTGACCTTTAGCAGTCCATCTTACAACTTTCCCATTGGAGCTAGTGGGGTAACAGTCAATGTGACAGACCTATCTGGAAACAGCGTTTCAGGGACGTTCACCGTCACTGTTAAAGGTATAAAACAACTTAGTATTTCTACTgcacaaacaaaaaataagagattgttattaatattacctattCCTACCTTTTCCTAA